The Ptiloglossa arizonensis isolate GNS036 chromosome 2, iyPtiAriz1_principal, whole genome shotgun sequence sequence CGAAGTATGTAAAAATACTTCCATTCTAGATTAAAtttacgacttaaaggattttctcgagacgtCGTTCTTTTCGTTATCAaaaaagcctcgagtgcaaacgaTCAAACGTGTcgtctttgaaaaattgttgcgCTATAATTCTCGTCGATGAACAGTTCGAGGATCGATCAATTCCAAAAGTTTTTCCCGGTCAGAAGGTTTGCTTTCCCGGAACGTTCCACGGTTAAAGCCATGGCCGAATGCAGCGCCGTGTAATAGAAATAGAGCCGCCATTGTCGATGTGTCTCCGGCGCGTAATTGTTACCAAGCCTTTGAAACGTCTGACTATTGTCGCGGCGACGTCTCGGCTCAAAGAGGGTTTCTTCGTGCAAACAATGAGGGTGCCCCCTACGGCGGATGCAGCGTTTCCTTTCCCGCCTCTTTCGCCTCGAATTCAGTTAAGTAGCTCTCCAAAATTAACACCGCCGTTGAACTTAGAAACATTCCGCGACCCGTTTCGTCGTTGCCAGGtcgctcgcgaacgaaacaTCGGTGAATAGCTAGCTTCGGAGGAAAACGTCCACgaaaatcgcttttcttcgatcgatgcaAAATTATAGTCCCCCGAGGATACTTTTAGTTTActttagtttttctttttttttcaaaagttgcaaataaaaaataatcgtttcaccgtttgagTTAAAATTGAGTAAAAGGCTAACCTCAGTATCATTGCTACTTTTAGTTTTACTTTAGTTTATCGAGTACAGTAACACCCGCTTTCGagcaattatttttacatcggATTCGAGCGAGAGGATCTCTTCTACTATTTACGAGGATATTTTGTATATACGAAGTGCAGGATAATGGATTTCTGTTAGTTTCGAGAGCTCGTTAGTTCGATATCCGAATCGCTAccaaccccgctttcgagtacaTTTCGATTTCATAGCTCGAAAGCGAGAACGATCGTACTTTATAACGTGGACACGATGGTTGTGAATTGTTCAGGATTGCATTCGTATCTTTTGCATCGATTTTTAACCATCTTTCACGAAATTCCAACTCTTTCGACTCCATGTTATTCGTAACGGGTTCATTTCTCTGGATTAACACTGAACACCCTGTATGTGCAAAACGGATGAATTTTCAACGCGCAGTTTACCGAGAGAAGAAACCATTTCTGCATACTCAGAATCTAGAGCATGATATTGCATCGGGTAGTGGCCATTTACATAATGCCAGTCTGTGCAAAGTTCTCGAGGTTTTTCTGCTTCGGTATACCAGTCGGTTGAAAAAATTCATAAACATTTCGATTGTCGGGCAAACAGATTTTTTGTCACACCGATTTCGTTCACTTACATCGTTCAACGATACGTTGCTTCAGCGATAAGCCGATGTAATTGATGGTAATTTCCCGCAATCGGACATTAACCGTCATGGTTAACCGCGAGTTGGAAAATACTTACGTACTTGTTGTGTAAGTTCTTCGGCTAAATATGAAACGGATACGAGGAACGTTTCCTCTCGGATAATCTACCCTTTCGATCGCGTTACAGTATATTACCGAATAATTAAACGACCATTGAATCTCGTACGATCCGACTAAACAGGTTAGCCTTTTAGCACACGAGATTGCAGACCTGTAAcatatttattttctcgttcGCGTAAACGTTAACGGTTACTAACGACACGTTTCTCACCTACCGTTGCATTTTTTCGTCAATTTTAACTCAAACGGTAAAACGATTATTCTATTTTTGCaactttaaaagaaaaaaaaaaaacactagaACTACGCATTCAAGGAGTCTCCGCGCTCACGCTTCGCAAGACAATTGTTTTCGACTCGGTCGTACACTCTCCGCGACCATGTTACCAAAATGGCGTCGTCAGCTCACGAGTGTCTCGCACCTCGAAGCTACAAtcgaaatacaattaccgtGAGCGTCTCTGTAATACGCGTGCGTGACGCTTCGAAATCTCTCCTGGCCGGCAGTGTCCCATATCTGAAGCTTCACGGACGTGTCGTCGACGACGACCACCTTATtctgtaaaagaaaaagaacacgtCTGGATGATTTCCATTCGAACCGGTTTCCTAAGCGTGCTTGGAGGTAACATTGAAAATTCGTGGAATTTTCACCACCGACGTGAGCAATGCATTACGAGATCGATTTTCGTTGGAGAAAGGAACGCGACATCGATACCCTCGAATGGGATTAACGTCTCTCACCCTAAAATCAATGCCGACGGTGGTTATGTAGTTGCCAGACAGGAATCGGCCGTCCCTGAATCTCGTCAGAAGGCAGGTTTTCCCCACACCGCTGTCCCCCAATAGCATCACCTGTGTTGCGTGAAAATTCTCGTGTGAAAAGGGCTCGCGAAAACTGAGAaactttacttttttttttttactcgtccGTGGCTAAACACGCTCGGAAGTTCATGATCTTTGATTCTCTCCGCGAATGAAATCGCGAAGTTGACTCCTCGCGAATGAAATTCACCCTTGAGAGGCCTTACAATTTATCACATTATTCGTATGCTTTAGACGATTTGGAACGCGAGACagaaaaccgagaatcgaagaatcgttcgaattacCAAAGACTGACTTATATCGTTCGGCTACCCTGATGCGTTCTCTCGTTGGTTGTACGTTTATGTTTGGCCACGAAACGTAGAATTTGTTCTTTGACTTCGTTGGATAACAAAGAGGCTGAAGGAATGAGAAAGCAGTTGGTAGTTTTAATTGTAGTAAgagaatattgggttgttcggaatgtcatttcgttttttttttttttttttttggtgaaaatgaaacgatttttttaaaatgtacaaatgttttattaaattatacattcttcattttggaaaactaaatgactttccgaataatgtAATTGGGTTCGAGAGGAAGACTCGAGGAACGCAGCAGGGTTGTGTTACACGTTTCCGTACATTCCACAATGAAAAGTGGAATGGAGATCTGTACGCGCGGAAACAAAAGTCCAATTTGTAGAGTAACATTTTGTCCATCGAAGCTCGgtcaataattttgaaaatcaattttctcctaaACGATGCGAaagaaattgtattcgaatttttccgtTCGTTTTCACTGGTACGATCTTCTCCAGCTCGTTGCATAATCGTATCTTCGATCGAGTAGATTTTTTCAAACTCGTATCGACGAGTTGTCGCTTGTGTTGAATAAAAACTAGTTTGTATGAACGCGTGACGTGCGCAACGCGTCCAAACGTATCGACACGATCACCTCGAGATCTCGCgagaaccgaacgaacgaaacgtgcaATTAATTCGGGTTCGGTGATACCGTTTAACCGATCGAGCTCGATATACACGCGCGtggatgaatatttttatttcaccgtggTTGCAAACGTCTAGGTAACCGCCCACCGGTGATCAACAACTGCAAAtgatcgttctcgatcgatcgtaaattacGCGCGCCAAGTATCCGTGACACGTGGTGTATTTCTCCCGCGTAAAACGATAGACAGAAACGTCGAAATGAATTgaaatcgagtatcgatcgaaatTGATCGGAGAGAAACGTTCCGTGAATTGGTAACCGCGATACGCGTTACCTATCTGgaatttcgttattattttacttGGGTCCCGGGAGTCCGAAATCGAAAGAAGTACGCCGAGACTCCGCGGAGGATACTTCTTCCGTAACTTGGTTCTCGAACGACTTTCTTTATTGGAAAAGTTAGCTTTTTGCTCGCCAAGTTCCAACGATTGAATTCGCTTCGCTGTTTGCTCGTTCCCGGAATCTATTTGTCTTCCCGTCGCCGGCCGTTGCGTTTGGAAACGGAACGGATGTGATCCCGCGAAACGAACCTACACGATCTTATACGTAAAATACGCCACGGTCGGTCTTTGGTCCTTTGGTAAACCATCTGAAAGAACTCGCGGTATTTGTtacgatcgaacaaagaattacGGCCGCTCAAGGTTTCTCTTTTAAAAAATCACGTTAGATTCCTCCGTGTTGCATCTCCAACGCTTCTACTCGCTCCAAGTGTacgtatgcaaagaaaaaaaattacaatcttcCAATAGCGTTAATTCTACGTTACTTCTCGTTACCTCACTCTTCCGAATATTGTTCTCGAAGAGTGTAAAAAACAGgtatcgaaaaatcgaattcgCTCCCACGATACATACATCGTGTCCTTTGAGCGATCTCGCGAGAGCTTATTGGTTAATTAATCCAAACGTGGTGTCGGTCCGCGATGGATAACCGATACCGTGGTAAGCGAGTGTATCAGGAGAGAGGGCAGGACCTTGAAAAGGAGCTCGCCGTGATCGGGTGGGGCCTGTTGGCTCGTCGAGTCCACGCTGTCCCGCGAGGACTGCCGCCTGGTAGGGCCCATCGGCTCCTGGGACCTGTTGAAAGCGGAGACGCCGGTCTGGGGAGTAGTGGGGGTAGGCTGGGCCGGGCCCCTAGCCCCACCGGAGGTACCGGGACCGCTCGACCAATCGGAGCTGGCCGTGCCGGTTTTACGCGAGCCGTGTCTGCTACGCTTCGTCACGCTGCGCAGCTTCTCCTCCACGGTGCTCATGGGCCCCTGCTACCGGGAGCACCAATttgctcttcttcttctcggccACTCCTCGTCGcgctcgtcgtcgttgtcgcggTCGTGGTcgcggtcgtggtcgtggtcgtagaCGCGTTCCGGGTTGTCGCGGTCGTCGTAGTCGTagcggtcgtggtcgtggttgtCCTCGTCTCGCTCCTTCTGGTTCTGCTGTGCTCGCTGGCCACCGACGATCGGCCGCCTTCTGTCTCGCTCGAGGTCAATCAACTTTGGACCAAAGGTAGAGAGGGACGGAGCACTCTTTCACTTTGCGCCT is a genomic window containing:
- the LOC143143719 gene encoding ras-related protein Rab-37 isoform X2, yielding MSTVEEKLRSVTKRSRHGSRKTGTASSDWSSGPGTSGGARGPAQPTPTTPQTGVSAFNRSQEPMGPTRRQSSRDSVDSTSQQAPPDHGELLFKVMLLGDSGVGKTCLLTRFRDGRFLSGNYITTVGIDFRNKVVVVDDTSVKLQIWDTAGQERFRSVTHAYYRDAHALLLLYDVTNKTSYDNIRAWLSEIREHANEDVVIMLLGNKSDCGPERVVKREEGERLAQEYKVPFMETSAKTGLNVELAFLAVARELMARKSNDPDNTKFNVQDYVRQQSQRSSCFSTNCLTT